One Bombus pyrosoma isolate SC7728 linkage group LG9, ASM1482585v1, whole genome shotgun sequence genomic window carries:
- the LOC122570805 gene encoding protein transport protein Sec23A: MTTYEDFIQQNEDRDGVRITWNVWPSSRLDATRLVVPLGTLYQPIKERPDLPPIQYDPVLCTRSTCRAILNPLCQVDYRAKLWVCNLCFQRNPFPPQYAAISEQHQPAELIPKFSTIEYTIMRAQCLPPIFLLVVDTCMDDEELGSLKDSLQMSLSLLPPNALIGLITFGRMVQVHELGCEGCSKSYVFRGTKDLQPKQVQDMLGIGRPMPGQNPNQQRGPSGQPLPPANRFLQPVHKCDMSLTDLLGELQRDPWPIGPGKRPLRSTGVALAVATGLLEASYANTGARIMLFVGGPCSQGPGQVVTDDLRQPIRSHHDIQKDNAKHMKKATKHYDSLASRAATNGHIIDIYSCALDQTGLLEMRQCCNSTGGHMVMGDSFNSSLFKQTFQRVFAKDHKGDLKMAFNATLEVKTSREIKVSGAIGPCVSLGVKGSSVGEQEVGLGGTCQWKFCSLTPSTTTALFFEVVNQHTAPIPQGGRGCIQFITQYQHSSGQRRIRVTTIARNWADASTSLHHISAGFDQEAAAVLMSRLAVFKAESDDGPDVLRWVDRMLIRLCQKFGEYAKDDPNSFRLAENFSLYPQFMYHLRRSQFLQVFNNSPDETSFYRHMLMREDLTNSLIMVQPILYSYGFSGPPEPVLLDTSSIQPDRILLMDTFFQILIFHGETIAQWRQLKYQDLPEYENFRQLLAAPVDDAAEILAERFPAPRYIDTEQGGSQARFLLSKVNPSQTHNNMYAYGAESGAPVLTDDVSLQVFMEHLKKLAVSSTA; the protein is encoded by the exons ATGACTACTTATGAAGATTTCATTCAACAAAATGAAGACCGCGATGGAGTACGTATAACTTGGAATGTTTGGCCTTCTTCGCGTTTAGATGCCACCAGACTTGTTGTGCCATTGGGAACACTTTACCAACCGATCAAAGAAAGACCAGATCTTCCACCAATACAGTATGATCCTGTTCTTTGTACAAGATCTACGTGTAGAGCAATTTTGAATCCACTGTGCCAGGTGGATTACCGTGCTAAGCTATGGGTGTGCAACCTTTGCTTTCAGAGAAATCCT TTTCCTCCACAATATGCTGCTATTTCAGAACAACATCAGCCAGCTGAATTAATACCGAAGTTTTCGACAATTGAATATACCATAATG agaGCACAATGCTTACCTCCTATTTTCTTGTTGGTCGTTGATACATGTATGGATGATGAAGAACTAGGTTCCCTCAAAGATTCATTGCAAATGTCACTTTCTCTGCTCCCACCTAATGCCCTAATTGGTCTTATTACATTTGGAAGAATGGTCCAAGTTCATGAACTAGGTTGTGAAGGATGTAGTAAAAGTTATGTTTTTCGGGGTACTAAGGATTTACAACCAAAACAGGTCCAAGATATGTTgg GTATAGGCAGACCAATGCCGGGTCAAAATCCAAATCAACAAAGAGGACCAAGTGGACAACCACTTCCGCCAGCTAATCGCTTTTTACAGCCTGTACATAAGTGTGATATGAGTTTAACAGACCTTCTGGGAGAATTACAACGCGATCCATGGCCGATCGGTCCGGGAAAACGTCCATTGCGATCAACGGGTGTCGCACTAGCTGTTGCTACTGGTCTTTTGGAAGCCAGTTATGCTAATACAGGAGCTAG aataaTGTTATTTGTCGGTGGGCCTTGTTCTCAAGGACCAGGTCAAGTCGTAACAGACGACTTAAGACAGCCTATTAGATCTCACCATGATATTCAAAAAGATAACGCCAAACATATGAAAAAGGCGACTAAACACTATGATTCTCTCGCGTCACGAGCCGCAACCAATGGCCACATAATAGATATATACTCATGCGCTCTCGATCAAACCGGTTTGTTAGAAATGAGACAATGTTGTAACTCAACAGGTGGTCACATGGTCATGGGAGATTCTTTCAATTCATCTCTATTTAAACAAACGTTCCAACGTGTGTTCGCTAAGGATCATAAAGGCGACTTGAAAATGGCATTTAATGCGACATTAGAAGTAAAGACATCGCGAGAGATCAAAGTTTCGGGTGCGATTGGACCCTGTGTGTCTCTAGGCGTAAAAGGATCGAGTGTCGGAGAACAGGAAGTAGGATTAGGTGGAACGTGTCAGTGGAAATTTTGTTCCCTTACGCCATCCACTACTACAGCATTGTTTTTCGAGGTTGTTAATCAACATACTGCGCCGATTCCTCAAGGTGGAAGGGGCTGCATTCAGTTCATCACACAGTATCAACATAGTAGTGGTCAACGAAGAATCAGAGTTACTACGATCGCTAGAAA TTGGGCGGATGCATCAACATCTTTGCATCATATAAGTGCTGGTTTTGATCAAGAAGCAGCAGCTGTTCTTATGTCACGTTTAGCGGTATTTAAAGCAGAGAGTGATGACGGGCCAGATGTTTTAAGATGGGTCGATCGAATGCTTATCAGACTG TGCCAGAAATTCGGAGAATACGCAAAAGATGATCCAAACAGTTTTAGACTTGCAGAGAACTTCTCTTTATATCCTCAATTTATGTATCATTTGCGTAGATCGCAATTCTTACAAGTGTTTAATAATTCCCCCGATGAAACTAGTTTTTATAG ACATATGCTCATGCGAGAAGATTTaacaaattctttaataatgGTGCAGCCAATTTTGTACAGTTATGGATTTAGTGGTCCCCCAGAACCAGTTTTATTAGATACTTCGTCTATTCAACCAGACAGGATTTTATTGATGGATACTTTCTTCCAAATCCTTATATTCCATGGAGAG acCATTGCACAATGGCgccaattaaaatatcaagattTACCGGAATACGAGAATTTCAGACAATTATTGGCAGCACCTGTTGATGATGCCGCTGAAATATTAGCTGAACGGTTTCCTGCACCAAGATATATTGATACTGAACAAGGTGGTTCACAAGCGAGATTTTTATTGAGTAAAGTAAATCCAAGTCAAACTCACAATAATATGTACGCCTATGGAGCG GAAAGTGGAGCACCTGTCTTAACTGACGATGTCAGTTTACAAGTATTCATGgagcatttaaaaaaattggcTGTATCATCTACGGCTTAA
- the LOC122570813 gene encoding calcineurin B homologous protein 1, which produces MGNRSSLLLREEEIAQIQEATGFTPNQIERLYSRFTSLDRGDCGTLSREDFLRIPELAINPLGDRIVNAFFEESGNDRVNFLQFMQVLAHFRPIKKNSPNRLNSRQEKLKFAFKMYDLDNDDLISKDELLAILHMMVGANISEEQLTSIAERTIVEADENGDGMISFEEFSKALERTDVEQKMSIRFLS; this is translated from the exons ATGGGTAATAGATCTAGTCTCCTTTTGCGTGAAGAAGAAATAGCACAAATTCAAGAAGCTACTGGAt TTACACCAAACCAAATTGAACGCTTATATAGTCGTTTCACAAGTCTTGATCGTGGTGATTGTGGAACACTTAGCAGAGAAGATTTCCTGAGAATCCCAGAATTAGCAATAAATCCTCTTGGTGATAGAATTGTAAATGCTTTCTTTGAGGAAAGTGGTAACGATAGGGtgaatttcttacaatttatGCAAGTGTTGGCACATTTCAGACCGATTAAAAAGAATAGCCCTAATAGATTAAATTCTAGacaagagaaattgaaat ttgCTTTCAAAATGTATGATTTAGATAACGatgatttaatttcgaaaGATGAACTTCTAGCTATTCTGCACATGATGGTTGGTGCAAATATTAG cgAAGAACAATTAACTAGCATTGCAGAGAGAACTATAGTAGAGGCTGATGAAAATGGTGATGGAATGATTTCATTTGAGGAGTTTTCTAAAGCACTAGAGAGGACAGATGTGGAGCAAAAAATGTCTATACGATTCcttagttaa
- the LOC122570816 gene encoding protein transport protein Sec61 subunit gamma: MDQVKKLTEPGRQFAKDSIRLIKRCTKPDRKEFQKIAIATAIGFCIMGFIGFFVKLIHIPINNIIVGS, encoded by the exons ATGGATCAAGTGAAGAAACTCACCGAACCTGGACGTCAATTCGCGAAAGACAGTATTCGTCTTATTAAACGATGCACGAAGCCTGATAGAAAGG aatttcagaaaattgccATTGCCACTGCCATTGGTTTTTGTATAATGGGATTTATAggattttttgttaaattaatccATATTCCAATTAATAACATCATTGT ggGTTCATAA
- the LOC122570812 gene encoding activating transcription factor 3 isoform X1, with translation MYNLNLNVNPSPTAAAGLLGVAAAEVTPRTPEIVNSLIAMTNPFEGYTNERSRDRTDSTSSGEPSPPSVQHTCSQLIKEGLKLTLQTKRRANGTGDDTKKKTKKEDGSADDEEEEEASNNNNRGGLTPEDEERRRRRRERNKIAATKCRLKKREKTVTLVQESEILETQNHDLKSQIQELETQRRRLVDMLSLHGPTCLKQGGTDTSYQQFAEPLQLPSYQENFVQPPPALNQPQNCVTEYPVKVEEYEGDFYRQESPFVPTSNAGCTV, from the exons ATGTACAACCTGAATCTGAACGTGAACCCTAGTCCGACGGCTGCCGCGGGTCTTCTCGGTGTCGCGGCGGCCGAGGTCACACCAAGGACACCGGAAATCGTAAACTCCCTAATCGCCATGACCAATCCCTTCGAGGGTTACACGAACGAGAGGAGCAGGGACCGTACGGATTCGACTAGTAGCGGTGAGCCGAGCCCACCGAGCGTTCAGCACACCTGTAGTCAGCTCATTAAAGAAG GATTGAAGTTGACGCTGCAAACAAAAAGGAGAGCCAACGGGACCGGGGACGATacgaaaaagaagacaaagaagGAAGACGGGAGCGCAGACgacgaggaagaggaggaagcgagcaacaacaacaaccgCGGTGGA CTAACGCCAGAGGACGAGGAAAGGCGCCGAAGGAGACGCGAGAGGAACAAGATAGCCGCTACCAAATGTCGATTGAAGAAACGCGAGAAGACAGTGACCTTGGTGCAGGAATCAGAGATCCTCGAAACGCAGAACCACGACCTGAAGTCGCAGATTCAGGAGCTGGAAACGCAGAGGCGCAGGCTAGTAGACATGTTGAGTCTCCATGGACCAACTTGCTTGAAGCAAGGTGGCACAGATACCTCGTACCAACAGTTTGCAGAACCTTTGCAGCTGCCCAGTTACCAGGAGAACTTTGTGCAGCCTCCACCAGCATTGAATCAGCCTCAAAACTGTGTGACAGAATATCCGGTAAAGGTGGAAGAGTACGAGGGTGACTTTTATCGACAAGAAAGTCCCTTCGTGCCGACTTCAAACGCTGGTTGTACGGTTTAG
- the LOC122570812 gene encoding activating transcription factor 3 isoform X2 yields the protein MYNLNLNVNPSPTAAAGLLGVAAAEVTPRTPEIVNSLIAMTNPFEGYTNERSRDRTDSTSSGLKLTLQTKRRANGTGDDTKKKTKKEDGSADDEEEEEASNNNNRGGLTPEDEERRRRRRERNKIAATKCRLKKREKTVTLVQESEILETQNHDLKSQIQELETQRRRLVDMLSLHGPTCLKQGGTDTSYQQFAEPLQLPSYQENFVQPPPALNQPQNCVTEYPVKVEEYEGDFYRQESPFVPTSNAGCTV from the exons ATGTACAACCTGAATCTGAACGTGAACCCTAGTCCGACGGCTGCCGCGGGTCTTCTCGGTGTCGCGGCGGCCGAGGTCACACCAAGGACACCGGAAATCGTAAACTCCCTAATCGCCATGACCAATCCCTTCGAGGGTTACACGAACGAGAGGAGCAGGGACCGTACGGATTCGACTAGTAGCG GATTGAAGTTGACGCTGCAAACAAAAAGGAGAGCCAACGGGACCGGGGACGATacgaaaaagaagacaaagaagGAAGACGGGAGCGCAGACgacgaggaagaggaggaagcgagcaacaacaacaaccgCGGTGGA CTAACGCCAGAGGACGAGGAAAGGCGCCGAAGGAGACGCGAGAGGAACAAGATAGCCGCTACCAAATGTCGATTGAAGAAACGCGAGAAGACAGTGACCTTGGTGCAGGAATCAGAGATCCTCGAAACGCAGAACCACGACCTGAAGTCGCAGATTCAGGAGCTGGAAACGCAGAGGCGCAGGCTAGTAGACATGTTGAGTCTCCATGGACCAACTTGCTTGAAGCAAGGTGGCACAGATACCTCGTACCAACAGTTTGCAGAACCTTTGCAGCTGCCCAGTTACCAGGAGAACTTTGTGCAGCCTCCACCAGCATTGAATCAGCCTCAAAACTGTGTGACAGAATATCCGGTAAAGGTGGAAGAGTACGAGGGTGACTTTTATCGACAAGAAAGTCCCTTCGTGCCGACTTCAAACGCTGGTTGTACGGTTTAG
- the LOC122570811 gene encoding nucleic acid dioxygenase ALKBH1: MFKNSFKYYKSRKPCPDLKDVIDLNNPDYNKVTDFRKRLLDEQCEYELGLRPVKDWEIFELRSIPGLIFIKNPFTTYGQRYWIIKCLKEYSREPHKLNLDAHNVLNKDENWWDICFGNSDKGKELLPKLRWATFGYHHNWDTKLYSETSRTKMPTEMSLLTSFLAQTLGFKDFKAEAAIINYYRMNSTLAGHTDHSEVNVEAPLFSISFGQTAIFLIGGLAQEDAANAMFLRSGDIIVMSGKSRLRYHGVPKILPTIDAPWDDLEINYDNQHCIWNEDDWIKAKTYISEARINMNVRQVLKPGQLSLL, from the exons ATGTtcaaaaatagttttaaatattataaaagtcGAAAACCTTGTCCAGATTTGAAAGATGTAATCGATTTGAATAATCCCGATTATAACAAA gTTACTGATTTTAGGAAGAGGTTACTTGATGAACAATGCGAATATGAATTGGGATTAAGACCAGTAAAGGACTGGGAAATCTTTGAACTTCGAAGTATTCCAggacttatttttataaaaaatccaTTTACGACATACGGACAACGATATTGGATTATAAAATGCTTGAAAGAGTACTCTAGAGAGCCACATAAATTAAACTTAGATGCTCataatgttttaaacaaaGACGAAAATTGGTGGGATATATGTTTTGG AAACTCTGACAAAGGTAAAGAATTATTACCAAAATTAAGATGGGCAACATTTGGGTACCACCATAACTgggatacaaaattatattctgaaaCATCCAGGACAAAAATGCCTACTGAGATGTCTTTGTTGACCTCATTTTTAGCACAAACATTAGGTTTTAAGGATTTTAAGGCTGAAGCAGCaattattaactattataGAATGAATTCGACTTTAGCGGGTCATACAGATCATTCTGAAGTTAATGTGGAAGCACCCTTATTCTCTATAAGTTTTGGTCAAactgcaatatttttaatcggcGGACTTGCACAAGAGGATGCAGCTAATGCAATGTTTCTACGCAGTGGAGATATAATAGTGATGTCTGGAAAGTCCCGTCTAAGGTACCATGGCGTACCAAAAATTTTACCAACCATTGATGCACCATGGGATGacttagaaataaattatgataatcaGCACTGTATATGGAATGAGGATGATTGGATCAAAGCAAAAACTTACATTTCTGAAGCTAgaataaatatgaatgtaAGACAAGTGTTGAAACCTGGACAATTGTCCctgttgtaa